The DNA region TCAGTCACGGGGACGTCATCAACGGTAGTGAACGTTGTATTTATAAGAAATTATCGTCATAACGACGCTAAGCAAGTTGTTCTAAAAAAGCGGGAAGCTGTATTGCGATTTTAAAATTACTAACTTAGCTGACTTTCtaatagaaaacaaacaaaatattaacactaatatttttgaaatctgATATTTGATAGTACAAGTGCAATGACAATAATAACGCGTAATTTTCCTCTTTTTACTTTATAAATCAAATGCTAGCAAAAGTGTTTAGACAAATTCAGTTTTCCTGTTTACTTTAAGGAGCAAAGATATAAATTGTTCCTGTCGTCATAATTTCATGATTTCAAAGAAGTGCATTTTAAttgatgattattttttttaaatgacccTTAATCTCGTTTACGGCCACCGGTAAGAGACAAAAGGGCTATGGGTATGAGGTTCGCAACCCTTTAAAGTTTGTTTGCAGCAGTTTCACCGTATGTGTCTAATGTATTGGTGTAAAAGGATTAAAGGTTAACTGCATTTAACCCTGTAATTTGTGGagttttttttgtgttattaacaaaagttttttcattttttgttcatTGCAAAACACACACTTATTGGAAATCAACACCATTTTTTAAGGTAAGGTTagcatttttttgtctttttgtttcattttaaaacaattataGGACACCAAATCAGGACATCAAAATAGCGAAGCGAAACATTCTTAGTTGAGACAGTTATTGTTCTCCAGGGATTACCAGTTGaatgaaaacaatttgttgTTATTGCATAAGCAACAACCCATCTCTCTCCATCCGTcaacaaaattaagaaacaaagAACAACCtctttcccagggcattttgtcttgttgatgatgcgtaataacggctcaggggctaaACGACTCTGGGCGGCGAGGTTGAACAAAAACCCTCTAGCAGGGATAGGCTTCCGTCcggtatttaaaattttatagtcGGTAGCCGTTGGATTTggtcataaaagaaaaaaataataataatggctTATTCGTACGTATAAGATATTTTATAAAGAGAAAACTGCTTGCTgcgatttttgttttcttctctttttttttatgtaCTGTTCTCTTCATTCTTTCGGTTTCATCAATTAGCAGCATTGTGTTTTGATTTGTGAATTAAACGATACTGCACAGATCTCAAAAGGGGGATTGTTTTCAGTTTAGGAGTCTCCaaaatcagaaatgtttttttctttttcctttcagATTTTTTTCACTCCAAATTCGAGATTTTCGGGATTCGCCTTTACtcataaaatcaaagaatgaaatggagttttgaGAATGAAATCACTAGCTACAATATAGCTACTTGATAAATTTCTTTCTTCACATTTCCAAGAGtaagttttttcaattttggtatatagctagctagctatatagctgctagctatatagctagctagtatatttTATGTGAACTAAAGAGAATTTGttgcaacataaaaaaaattaaagtaaaatcaaatgttatttcttacaaCGCGAATACAAAGTAAAAATTTTCACAATGTCTAAGGTGTAGCAGACAAATATGAGCCTTCAATAAAAATTACGTTACAAGGAATTCTCGTTTTTCATCTTATACTCGCACACGTACTCAAAAATCATTCACTATTGTACTCGCATGCGCAAGAGCCTATACTCGAGTGTATGGAGCAGTATACTCGCTGATTACTCTAACATTGCCTCTGTACAAATGTTGATCAAACTTTATTCGAACTAcccttttttaacatttattttgaGACGATGCTATATAATCCATTGGCCTATTGACGTATTTTATGACCTGTTCTTGTTATCTAACGTGACACTAACTTAACTTACCCAACTAATATAAATattaccaaaacattaccaaaaccTTTTATGATATTTTTGAATAGAACAGTGTTCTTAAAAATATCCATCTCGTTTCCAGAGCGTAgagtaagaaagaaaaaattgatataACAGAGACTGGAAAATTCGACTTATCAAATGAAACAAGTGATGCTTTcatcaaaaatttgattttttcttgcagtatagtaaaaaatagaaaaaaatatgtccttATATGCCAAATGGGCTCCACTGCTCTTAGCTCGCTACACTTTCTTCACTTAACTCCGCAAAAATAAGCTGGGGTTAGTTGGCTGTATATATAGATATCAGATAATAATTTCTAGATAAGAAGGAAAATTTGTAGGAATttcagttaatttttttaaataaaattctggaaaaaagtctttttttttatttttgttgtaacTGACTTGTAGGAAAGTCGTAACGTcgatatttataaaaaaggtaTATATTGTAAATTTGTTACTTTCTGTGTGTGCTATCTgataaaataatgtaaatatgtCACAGAATGGTATTTTGTTTGATGTGACTGCACAAAGTTTTCTTTAGTCAAAGGCTCTTTTTACCTAATTGAATGTTTTCCTAATTTACAATTGTGTTCCATCTTTATCattgctatatatatatatatatatatatatatattttttttttagaagttcATAGTAAAAATGATTCTATGTTATTGAAAAATATAGCTGTATCTGTAAATTCCAATTTAGTCACTGTCATGGGTGACCTATTTGCTGATTATGAAAATGACTTTGCAGTATTGAGTGCAGATATTGTCGCCAAGACAAATAAGACACCCAATGTGCATGGTGGTGAGTCGTTGCTTTTTGTTTACTTACTATACCTTTTGAAGCGATGCATCAAGACGatccaggcctatcaataaggggagagcaattgctaTGCTCACGCAAAAACTCCCCCAATCCTGAGAAataagaaactagctgagccattaattgctcccccaattcctaaaaaggtttttctgacatagcaatatcaattcatctcacatgaaAATCAGCGTTCTATATATACACATGGTTTTATGTTAACCCTGTCAGGTGTCGATGATCCTATCGTACTTGAGTAATAAAGCTTTTCTAATTGTTTATGTGAAATTATCCAGTGATTCTGCTTTAAgaatttcctgttttttttaacaaatactaaCCTGGTGAAACGATTGTTTGCAAATTTTCCATCTATTTTCCATTCATCTTTTTGAAAGAAGTTGTAATACATCAAGGGAAATAAATTTGGGTGTATCAACTAGGTATGCTGATGCATTTATGTGTACATAGTAATTGgctttttgattttaatttacaATACCCTAATAGTatattgtaaaaatgtaaatttccgCAATGTATACCAGAAAACagatatatgttatatatatattttgcacTATGGAAGTTtgctttgttttaaatttttagaagaGAAGAGAATCTTAATAAACGAGGTTGAACAAAAGTTTGATGATGCACAAGAATTGGtagattatttttgttgttcttgcTTTTTTATACGCCTAAACGCCATATCAGTTTTCTTTATGCACTGCAATGTGTTTTTTGTGGAGAAAAGTGACCACTCTGCATACTGCCAATGGAAATAAGAATTCTAGAAAGAAAGATTGTGCAGTTGAAGATTGGTCAAAGAGTCTTAAGAATTGTACAAAATGTGCAATAAGAAATTACGAAGACgaacattttaattaaaatcGACAAATAAAAAGTTGCAAATCAGTATAACCGGAAGTACCTGTTGCTTTGTTTATATCTTAAGTCTTAACTAAGATTTATCCTAAATGTACTGTGAAGTATGAATGAGAATTTTAAATTCAACAAGGCAAACATTAATTCCGTAATCGTAATCTTTTCTTCTATACTCATTTCTTTCCTCAAGGTACACAAAATGATTATGTGACTGGGCTAGAGTGTACAGACGTATTTAAGTAGTTCTAACAAAAACTTCCAATAAATGACTTaaggtgtttttttaaaaaaaggtactCCATTTATACGAAGGTCCAATCCCTTTTACACCAACGCCCAATCTCTTAAACACCAACTCCTAATCCTTTATACACTGTGATAAATAAGAACTGCATTGCAAGCATAATTTAGTTTTCTATGCAACAGGATCTATATTTCTGCTCGAGGTAAAATGGGGTACTTGACGGACAATTTCCAACCAAACATTCTTAATTTGTGAAATAAGGAGTAAGCCTTGGGGCCTCATTTTAACAGTCACTTATTTTTTGTCAGTTGGAACAAATGGATCTTGAGGTTCGAGGTATGTCTGGTGAGACGAAAGCTAAATTTGGAACGAAGCTCAAATCTTATAAAGACGAAATCAGAAACTTGGAGATAAACTTTGTGAGCATGTTACCTTGAttactttttatacttttattagAATTTAGCGAAATTGGCCGAAGACAATGTTGGGTTAGCAAGGCATACCCTTTAAGATCTTTCGACGGATATTCCtgaaattttggaaatattgtgaactttttacatattttatttcAACATTTGTTTCGATAATAAATTCAGCTttaacatcaatttttttggtAACTTGTTTTAGAAAAAAGCAAAGATTGCTTTGACAGACTATGAGCATGCACGTAGTGAATTACTGAGTGGTGAAGATGGGGCACATTCTGAAGACCAGGTAAACTTGAACGTGATggcagttttttttattgttaattaAGATATGATTCCATCCGCATTTCTTTTTGGGTTCCCTGCAGTACATTTATGGCAACTAAAGCACTGTCTTTAAGATACATGGCCTAGCGTTTCAACTGCTcaatgttttgaaaattttaaaacggtTGATGTAGactatgttttaaaaaacgGCAGCGAAAAGTTGTTTATGTTAGTTCTGTGTCCTCCTTTCATACAGTAAGCGTCTAGTTTTTTGGTTACTTTTATTTTCACGGGGATATCTCCATACAATCCTTTTTAGAGGTCAAGACTGTTGGAAAATAATGAGCGACTCGAAAGAACAAACAGACGTTTAGATGAAGGATACAAAGTTTGTATCGAGACAGGTCAGTCATCATATACAACCCTAACATTCATTAGGATTTTTTACCAATTTTTGAGACTGGTGTATAGAAAAGGAGAACTTCGTAATAACACAACCCTGAAAAAGGTTTTGTTTCATTTCAGAGGAGATTGGTGAGGAGATTTTAACAAATTTGGGAAGAGATCGAGAAACGATGACGAAAACGAGGGATCGAGTGAGTATTTTAATTAGAGATATTTTCGCGagaaaaactttcgcaaatttcGCATTTTTGGCTCTTTCCGCGTAACGTTATCTTGTGAAACTTTCAAAATAACCATTCACGAAAGTTTACTAACTATTTCAACTTTTTAAAATCTTgggattttaaaattatatttgcaaTATATTGGCACGTTCAAAGTTTATGTATGTTAAAATTACATAATAACGGTCTTTGTTTCTCAGTAAGCAAATCGAAAACTTATAAATTACGaattgcgaaagtttatcttgCGAATTCTAATTTCAGATATTGCGAAAGTTTTTCTCACGAAAGTTTTTCCATTAAATTATGAACTTAATAAAAGCGAAACAGAGTGCAAGGGATAAATCAATCAATTAAAAGATTGatgcaagaaaaaaatcaaaaggaaGGCCAAGCCACTCAAATAAATGcctgcaaaaaaattaattaatttacaGTCGACCCCAACTGTGAAAATTACTGCCGCTGAGTGATATGCAGAGAACCCTTAACTTTCGCTCAGCGCATCCATACGATAGTGTGGAGTAGGTTAACATAGTGATAAGAATTTTTGCGCaacaagaattaaaaattttgcacgTAGTGTTTGGAGCCCAAAAGAGAGAATATTGCTGCGAATGAATaagtagttgttgttgttgttgttgctgtcgcCGTAACAAAGCCACAATGTTTTTTGTTCTAGCTTCGAAATACCAACGCAGATCTTACAAAAAGTTCTCGTATACTCACGACAATGATGAAAAGGTATGTTGACAAATAAAAACGGCACGTGTTTCTGATGAAAACTCGCTTCCAGAAATGCGGTACCCTCGTAACGTTTTTCAATCAATTGCGACTTCTCGTTCTCGTTGACAAAACACTTCACGAACCTCGATAGATCAAACTTTACCGCTCAAGTAGGCATACATTTGTAGTACGAAGTACAAACGACATAGCTATgccaaactttaaaatttaaacgacTTGTTAATAGTCGCCACATATAATCTCAATCTGTATTTTATatcaagttgttttttttttagggtTGTTCAAAACCGCATCTTGCTCTTCTTCGTCTGTCTATGTATAATATCCGTTATCTGTGTCGTTATTTATTACGCTGCTAAAAAGAATCCATGAACACGAGAATTTCGTGTGGACCGAACATCACGAAATGGTGGCAACGCGAGAATTTCGTGTGGACCGAACACCACGAAAGGGTGGCAACTCCTAAAATATCCGtgacatttaaaaagaaaagcttaaaaaagtgacaatttttgcaaaaaagtcgTAAAAACAGAAAGTA from Hydractinia symbiolongicarpus strain clone_291-10 chromosome 6, HSymV2.1, whole genome shotgun sequence includes:
- the LOC130647090 gene encoding vesicle transport through interaction with t-SNAREs homolog 1A-like; protein product: MLLKNIAVSVNSNLVTVMGDLFADYENDFAVLSADIVAKTNKTPNVHGEEKRILINEVEQKFDDAQELLEQMDLEVRGMSGETKAKFGTKLKSYKDEIRNLEINFKKAKIALTDYEHARSELLSGEDGAHSEDQRSRLLENNERLERTNRRLDEGYKVCIETEEIGEEILTNLGRDRETMTKTRDRLRNTNADLTKSSRILTTMMKRVVQNRILLFFVCLCIISVICVVIYYAAKKNP